In Myxococcales bacterium, the following proteins share a genomic window:
- a CDS encoding PaaI family thioesterase: MSNPHDFTAVINAAVGGWNRCMGLSFTLATADEVSAELTVGPEHLQPYGIIHGGVYAGIIETVCSTGAALAAARNGQVVVGVDNHSTFLRATRAGRLRVSATPVTRGRRTQVWDGRVLDDEGRVVASGRVRLLCLEGGSELAGENVEVRR, translated from the coding sequence ATGTCTAACCCGCACGATTTCACTGCTGTCATCAACGCTGCTGTCGGCGGTTGGAACCGCTGCATGGGACTGTCGTTCACCCTCGCCACCGCGGACGAGGTGAGCGCCGAGCTGACCGTCGGACCGGAGCACCTTCAGCCCTACGGCATCATCCACGGCGGAGTGTACGCAGGCATCATCGAGACCGTCTGCTCTACCGGCGCGGCATTGGCCGCGGCGAGGAACGGACAGGTCGTGGTCGGCGTCGACAACCACTCGACGTTCCTGCGCGCGACGCGTGCCGGGCGGCTCCGCGTCAGCGCAACTCCTGTCACCCGCGGGCGCCGCACCCAGGTCTGGGACGGGCGCGTGCTCGACGACGAGGGGCGCGTGGTGGCGAGCGGCCGGGTGCGCCTGCTCTGCCTCGAAGGTGGGAGCGAGCTGGCCGGGGAAAACGTCGAGGTTCGACGCTGA
- a CDS encoding ATPase: protein MKALDRELVPTRSMRLELANERRFVGEGRDFLDQKRVLLASELLRRLPRYEALAARLDEVMNAARRALGCAVARHGVSELRALAAPAPGPRVVVVAREVFVGSTLVELGSRHEVIEPGHTPVNPSPEARAAAARFAEAARLAVELAGERANLSTLLGDYRRTERRARALEDVILPEIDAALTAIDEHLDAEELEEAVRVRIRPP, encoded by the coding sequence GTGAAGGCCCTCGACCGAGAGCTCGTGCCGACCCGCTCGATGCGTCTCGAGCTCGCCAACGAGCGGCGCTTCGTCGGCGAAGGCCGGGATTTTCTGGACCAGAAACGCGTGCTGCTGGCCAGCGAGCTCCTGCGCCGGCTGCCCCGCTACGAGGCCCTCGCGGCGCGCCTCGACGAAGTGATGAACGCCGCACGCCGAGCGCTCGGGTGCGCCGTCGCTCGGCATGGAGTGAGCGAGCTCCGGGCGCTCGCCGCGCCCGCCCCCGGGCCTCGGGTGGTGGTCGTCGCGCGGGAGGTGTTCGTGGGGAGCACGCTGGTGGAGCTCGGCTCGCGCCACGAAGTGATCGAGCCCGGGCACACGCCGGTCAACCCCTCGCCGGAGGCCCGGGCTGCGGCCGCAAGGTTTGCGGAGGCCGCCCGGTTGGCGGTCGAGCTGGCGGGGGAACGAGCCAACCTCTCCACTCTGCTCGGCGACTACCGGCGCACGGAGCGGCGCGCGCGCGCGCTGGAAGACGTCATCTTACCGGAGATCGACGCTGCCCTCACGGCCATCGACGAGCACCTCGACGCCGAGGAGCTCGAAGAAGCGGTCCGGGTTCGGATCCGGCCGCCGTGA
- a CDS encoding V-type ATP synthase subunit B, giving the protein MRAELSVSGVANRLQGPLLALRRDVRVGLNDSVEVIGDDGRPRLGRVATLDESGMIVEVLESTSGLSLPTTRVRLHGSRLHFGVGPRLLGRVLSGVGQPIDRGPPIPALRSYRIDGLAINPARRKKPHEFIETGVSAIDLLNSLVRGQKLPLFSVAGLPHDRLLAEIAVRARLRGEESGHFAIVFVGIGISHDTAEVFRRALEASGALEHTLLFLNLANESSTQRLLAPRYALTAAEYLAFEEGRHVLVVMTDMTNYCEALREVSASHGEVPARKGYPGYMYSDLASLYERAGILAGSPGSVTELVLLTMPAGDISHPIADLTGYITEGQIVLDPELDRKGIHPPIRVLPSLSRLMKDGTGAGLTHEDHPRLAQQLYAAYARAVNVRMLASVVGVEGLPALDRRFLDFAEAFETKLVHQTEARTLEQGMRIGWELLRTLPVSELHRLSPQQIQKYLLPEAE; this is encoded by the coding sequence ATGCGAGCTGAGCTCTCGGTGAGCGGCGTGGCCAATCGGCTCCAGGGTCCGCTGCTCGCCCTTCGCCGAGACGTGCGCGTTGGGCTCAACGACTCCGTCGAAGTCATCGGAGACGACGGTCGACCGCGTCTGGGTCGGGTCGCGACGTTGGACGAATCCGGCATGATCGTGGAGGTCCTGGAGTCGACGAGCGGCCTCTCTCTGCCGACGACCCGTGTTCGCCTGCACGGCTCGCGCTTGCACTTCGGTGTCGGGCCCCGGTTGCTCGGGCGCGTGCTCAGCGGTGTGGGTCAGCCCATCGATCGCGGGCCACCGATCCCAGCTCTTCGCAGCTACCGCATCGATGGTCTGGCCATCAACCCGGCGCGCCGGAAGAAACCTCACGAGTTCATCGAGACCGGTGTGTCGGCCATCGACCTCCTCAACAGCCTGGTGCGCGGCCAGAAGCTCCCACTGTTCTCGGTGGCCGGCCTACCCCACGACCGCCTGCTGGCCGAGATCGCGGTGCGCGCTCGACTGCGGGGTGAAGAGAGCGGGCACTTTGCCATCGTGTTCGTGGGCATCGGGATTTCCCACGACACCGCCGAGGTGTTCCGCCGCGCCCTCGAAGCCAGCGGCGCCCTCGAGCACACTCTTCTGTTCCTCAACCTGGCCAACGAGTCCAGCACGCAGCGCTTGCTCGCGCCGCGCTACGCCCTGACCGCTGCGGAGTACCTCGCCTTCGAAGAAGGGCGACACGTGTTGGTCGTCATGACCGACATGACCAACTACTGCGAGGCCCTGCGGGAGGTCTCCGCCAGCCACGGTGAGGTTCCAGCGCGCAAGGGTTATCCTGGTTACATGTACTCGGATCTCGCGAGTCTCTACGAGCGCGCCGGCATCCTCGCGGGCAGTCCGGGGAGCGTGACCGAGCTCGTCCTGCTCACCATGCCGGCCGGTGACATCAGCCACCCGATTGCCGATCTGACGGGATACATCACGGAGGGGCAGATCGTGCTCGACCCGGAGCTGGATCGAAAGGGCATTCATCCACCGATCCGCGTGCTGCCGAGCCTCTCGCGGTTGATGAAAGACGGTACCGGCGCGGGGCTCACCCACGAGGACCACCCGCGCCTCGCACAACAGCTCTACGCCGCGTACGCCCGAGCGGTGAACGTCCGTATGCTCGCGAGCGTCGTCGGCGTCGAGGGTTTGCCGGCGCTCGACCGGCGCTTCTTGGACTTCGCCGAGGCGTTCGAGACGAAGCTCGTACATCAAACCGAGGCGCGGACTCTCGAACAAGGCATGCGGATCGGCTGGGAGCTCTTGCGCACGCTGCCGGTGAGCGAGCTGCACCGGTTGAGTCCCCAACAGATCCAGAAGTACCTGCTCCCGGAGGCTGAGTGA
- a CDS encoding V-type ATP synthase subunit A has protein sequence MTEHDAVIVWISGPALRARTRNAFQMNEAVLAGPGRLLGEVIQIHADEIVVQVYDDTSGLAPGDPVARSRLPLSVKLGPGLLGGIYDGLLRPLSRDEAFVVPGMRSAGERRHLFSPLVEVGDEVGLGARLGAIRVEEREVETCLSPPGVAGVVERMAPAGEYSDRETIGVVRSASGARHELALMHRWPVREPRPVLERLPPDRPMLTGQRILDTLFPVARGGRAALPGGFGTGKTVLQQTLAKWSDADVVVYIGCGERGNEMAEVLEEFPALDDPRTGRRLLERTVIIANTSNMPVAAREASIYTGITVAEYFRDQGLDVALMADSTSRWAEALREISGRLGELPAEGGYPAYLSSRLAEFYERAGRVRTLCGREGSLTLIGAISPPGGDFSEPVTKHTQRYVRCLWSLDPERAQARTYPAIHPLSSYSADAEVVQSWWQSAGAPDWMRDRRRLLALLEEQARLARMARIVGKDALPESQQLALLCADLVAEGFLRQSALSAVDAHCSPNRQLKMLALVLGFSELASRALSAGVSLERIRTLPVHTRLLRMSEEVGEANLAGLDDLMRDLETQMAALVEERAHAS, from the coding sequence ATGACCGAACACGACGCCGTCATCGTGTGGATCAGCGGCCCGGCGCTGAGGGCGCGCACTCGAAATGCGTTTCAGATGAACGAGGCCGTCTTGGCTGGCCCCGGACGCCTACTCGGCGAGGTGATTCAGATCCACGCCGACGAGATCGTGGTGCAGGTGTACGACGACACCAGCGGGTTGGCCCCGGGGGATCCAGTCGCGCGCTCCCGGCTGCCGCTTAGCGTGAAGCTCGGACCGGGGCTACTCGGGGGGATCTACGACGGCCTCTTGCGTCCACTCTCCCGCGATGAAGCCTTCGTTGTGCCCGGGATGCGCTCGGCCGGTGAGCGACGCCACCTCTTCAGCCCGCTGGTCGAGGTCGGCGACGAAGTCGGGCTTGGCGCTCGGCTCGGTGCGATCCGCGTCGAGGAACGCGAGGTGGAGACGTGTCTCTCGCCACCTGGCGTCGCCGGGGTCGTGGAGCGCATGGCGCCCGCGGGCGAGTACTCCGACCGTGAGACGATCGGCGTGGTGCGCTCGGCGTCGGGTGCGCGGCACGAGCTCGCGCTCATGCATCGCTGGCCGGTGCGTGAGCCGCGGCCGGTGCTCGAACGGCTGCCGCCGGATCGACCCATGCTCACCGGCCAGCGCATCCTGGACACGCTCTTTCCGGTGGCGCGTGGCGGACGCGCCGCGCTGCCGGGAGGCTTCGGCACCGGCAAGACGGTGTTGCAGCAGACGCTGGCGAAGTGGAGCGACGCGGACGTCGTGGTCTACATCGGCTGCGGCGAGCGCGGCAACGAGATGGCGGAGGTGCTCGAAGAGTTCCCCGCGCTCGACGATCCGCGCACCGGACGGCGTCTGCTCGAACGCACGGTGATCATCGCAAACACATCCAACATGCCCGTCGCGGCCCGCGAAGCGAGCATCTACACTGGCATCACCGTCGCCGAGTACTTCCGTGATCAGGGCCTGGATGTGGCACTGATGGCGGATTCGACCAGCCGCTGGGCGGAGGCGCTCCGAGAAATCTCCGGGCGCCTCGGTGAGCTGCCCGCCGAGGGCGGTTACCCCGCCTACTTGAGCAGCCGGCTCGCGGAGTTCTACGAGCGCGCGGGACGCGTCCGAACACTGTGTGGGCGCGAGGGCTCACTCACGTTGATCGGAGCCATCAGTCCACCGGGCGGTGACTTCTCGGAACCCGTGACCAAACACACTCAGAGATACGTGCGCTGCCTGTGGAGCCTCGATCCGGAGCGAGCTCAGGCGCGGACCTACCCGGCCATTCACCCGCTGTCGTCCTACTCCGCAGACGCCGAGGTGGTCCAATCGTGGTGGCAGAGCGCGGGCGCGCCGGACTGGATGCGTGATCGGCGCAGGCTCCTGGCACTGCTCGAGGAACAAGCGCGCCTGGCACGCATGGCGCGCATCGTCGGCAAGGACGCGCTGCCCGAGAGCCAGCAGCTCGCGCTCCTGTGCGCCGATCTGGTGGCCGAGGGATTTCTGCGCCAGTCGGCGCTCTCGGCCGTGGACGCCCACTGCTCGCCGAACAGGCAGTTGAAGATGCTGGCCCTGGTGCTCGGATTCTCCGAGCTCGCGTCGCGAGCGTTGAGCGCGGGAGTTAGCCTGGAGCGCATCCGCACGCTGCCCGTGCACACACGACTCTTGCGCATGAGCGAGGAGGTGGGAGAGGCGAACTTGGCCGGCCTCGATGACTTGATGCGCGACCTGGAGACCCAGATGGCGGCCTTGGTCGAGGAGCGCGCCCATGCGAGCTGA
- a CDS encoding H+transporting two-sector ATPase C subunit, with the protein MTQPVLRILVVALVLAVVSSLLAFAAPAQAAQAETLAVDANLARWAFVAAAAATAVSSAAAAYAVARVASAAIGVLAEKPELFGRTLVLVGLAEGIAIYGLIISILILNRLG; encoded by the coding sequence TTGACACAGCCCGTATTGCGGATCTTGGTCGTGGCCCTCGTCCTCGCTGTCGTGTCCAGCCTGCTCGCGTTTGCGGCGCCGGCACAGGCGGCCCAAGCGGAAACCCTCGCGGTGGACGCCAACCTGGCGCGCTGGGCGTTCGTCGCAGCGGCGGCGGCAACGGCGGTCAGCTCGGCGGCCGCCGCGTACGCGGTCGCACGGGTCGCCAGCGCGGCCATCGGTGTGCTGGCGGAGAAACCGGAGCTGTTCGGGCGCACCCTCGTGCTCGTCGGTCTGGCCGAAGGCATCGCCATCTACGGTCTGATCATCTCCATCTTGATCCTGAATCGCCTGGGGTGA
- a CDS encoding hemerythrin domain-containing protein: MRITDGLLGEHALFYPLFDSIEEVAASAESAEELKAAFKILESAVLTHASLEEEVLFPALAGSQSAGGPLSVMRAEHQHIDRLVVALGRSTTLEQAKDELGQLLLVLRDHFRKEEQLVFPMCEEYIGEAKLLELGQIWAEKRGL; encoded by the coding sequence ATGAGGATCACCGACGGCCTGCTGGGTGAGCACGCGCTCTTCTATCCGCTCTTCGACAGCATCGAAGAAGTGGCGGCCAGCGCCGAGAGCGCCGAGGAACTGAAGGCCGCGTTCAAGATCCTCGAGTCCGCCGTGCTGACCCACGCCAGCCTGGAAGAGGAGGTGCTCTTCCCGGCGCTTGCCGGCAGTCAGAGCGCCGGCGGGCCCCTGTCCGTGATGCGCGCCGAGCACCAGCACATCGATCGGCTCGTGGTTGCCCTCGGGAGGTCGACGACTCTCGAGCAGGCGAAGGACGAGCTCGGCCAGCTGCTGCTCGTCCTCAGGGATCACTTCCGCAAGGAAGAGCAGCTCGTGTTCCCCATGTGCGAGGAGTACATCGGGGAGGCAAAGCTGCTCGAGCTGGGACAGATCTGGGCCGAGAAGCGCGGGCTGTGA
- a CDS encoding IgGFc-binding protein — translation MLTRDDLRAREASLCFGPEATRAFVLVLVVLGTVACAAPEGAGADTTSGSGGGTGVVGTSGWGNAGAGASGAAGAGGTGAESSGGGAGGSLGGSGNGGGGGGQPPGPGVACSNDLHQVLDASGKVVSTCAPSEGCDAGACVAACSAAEARTGNVGCKYFVPSSPFMGAGWPGAEGINLRGPCHALFVANAWNQPAKLTLRYGAQTLDATKYARIPSGKSPYPSYSPLPAGGLPPGEVAVVFLSHDPKSTNGGLPLSCPVPPAVVSDTALSSSGRGTAFALESDTPITAYDIIPYGGARTFSPSAALLTPVSAWGKSHLGVAPHQADKDPIVSGKLWLTLVGSVDGTSVQITPKATLPAGPALSSAIKGQKSSFTLNAGETVQWLGADPTGAVITSSAPIAAFTGNTYLWVTAGEAIDGGRDAAHQQLPPVSALGHEYVAGGTVTRLMNLSQETSVYRLVGVADGTSLSWEPAQPVGAPTSLSAGQAVEIATTQKFVVRSQGATHPFSFTQYMTGSVFAAVMRKDGTTPMPFGVPLQCGLGDEEWVNALPPEQFLSHYVFFTDPTFATTNLVVTRRRDASGFHDVTLGCLGKLTGWQPVGKDFEVAHVDLMRAGKPVAACNTSRHEASSDAPFGITVWGTDWCASYAYPAGGSFASINTATLAN, via the coding sequence GTGCTCACCCGCGACGATCTCCGTGCCCGAGAGGCGAGCCTTTGCTTCGGTCCCGAGGCAACGCGGGCGTTTGTCCTCGTGTTGGTGGTGTTGGGGACGGTTGCCTGCGCTGCGCCGGAGGGTGCTGGGGCCGACACGACGAGCGGATCGGGGGGCGGCACCGGCGTCGTTGGGACGAGCGGTTGGGGCAATGCTGGCGCAGGCGCGTCGGGTGCGGCCGGAGCCGGAGGGACCGGAGCCGAGAGCAGCGGCGGTGGAGCCGGAGGCAGTCTCGGTGGTAGCGGCAATGGTGGAGGCGGGGGTGGGCAGCCGCCCGGGCCAGGGGTTGCCTGCTCGAACGATCTGCATCAGGTGCTCGATGCCAGCGGCAAGGTCGTCTCGACTTGCGCGCCGTCCGAAGGTTGCGATGCCGGAGCTTGTGTCGCTGCCTGCAGCGCAGCCGAGGCCCGCACCGGCAACGTGGGGTGCAAGTACTTCGTCCCCAGCTCGCCGTTCATGGGCGCGGGCTGGCCTGGGGCCGAGGGCATCAACCTGCGCGGCCCATGTCACGCGCTCTTCGTCGCGAACGCCTGGAATCAGCCCGCGAAGCTCACGCTCCGGTATGGCGCTCAGACCCTCGATGCCACGAAGTACGCGCGCATCCCCAGCGGCAAGTCGCCTTATCCAAGCTATTCACCGCTGCCGGCCGGAGGGTTGCCGCCGGGTGAAGTTGCGGTTGTGTTCCTGTCGCACGACCCCAAGTCGACCAACGGCGGCCTGCCACTCAGCTGTCCGGTTCCACCCGCGGTGGTCTCGGACACCGCGCTCTCGAGCAGCGGTCGGGGTACCGCGTTCGCACTCGAGAGTGACACGCCCATCACCGCCTACGACATCATTCCGTATGGGGGCGCGCGGACGTTCTCACCCAGCGCCGCGTTGCTCACTCCGGTGTCCGCGTGGGGCAAGAGTCACCTCGGCGTCGCGCCCCACCAAGCGGACAAAGATCCGATCGTGTCTGGCAAGCTCTGGCTCACGCTGGTTGGCAGCGTCGACGGGACCAGCGTGCAGATCACGCCGAAGGCGACGCTTCCGGCGGGCCCGGCGCTGTCCTCGGCAATCAAAGGGCAGAAGAGCAGCTTCACGCTGAACGCTGGAGAAACCGTGCAGTGGCTCGGCGCCGATCCAACGGGCGCGGTGATCACGTCCTCGGCGCCCATCGCTGCGTTCACCGGCAACACCTACCTCTGGGTGACGGCGGGGGAGGCCATCGATGGCGGGCGCGACGCGGCCCACCAGCAATTGCCACCGGTGTCCGCGCTGGGCCACGAGTACGTCGCGGGCGGAACCGTGACCCGGCTCATGAATCTGTCCCAGGAGACCAGCGTGTACCGCCTGGTGGGCGTCGCGGACGGCACCTCCCTCAGCTGGGAGCCGGCGCAGCCAGTGGGTGCGCCGACCAGTCTCTCCGCGGGGCAAGCCGTGGAGATCGCGACCACGCAGAAGTTCGTCGTGCGCTCCCAGGGCGCGACGCACCCGTTCTCGTTCACGCAGTACATGACCGGCAGTGTGTTCGCGGCGGTGATGCGCAAAGACGGGACGACACCAATGCCGTTCGGTGTGCCCCTTCAATGCGGCCTGGGCGACGAGGAGTGGGTCAACGCGCTACCGCCGGAGCAGTTTCTGTCCCACTACGTGTTCTTCACCGATCCGACCTTTGCCACCACCAACCTCGTCGTCACGCGACGACGCGACGCAAGCGGGTTTCACGACGTGACACTCGGTTGCCTCGGCAAGCTCACGGGTTGGCAGCCCGTCGGCAAGGACTTCGAGGTCGCCCACGTCGACCTGATGCGCGCCGGCAAACCCGTGGCCGCCTGCAACACCAGCCGGCACGAGGCGAGCTCCGACGCCCCCTTCGGCATCACGGTGTGGGGCACCGACTGGTGTGCGTCGTACGCTTACCCGGCCGGCGGCAGCTTCGCGAGCATCAACACCGCGACGCTGGCGAACTGA